A genomic segment from Corylus avellana chromosome ca5, CavTom2PMs-1.0 encodes:
- the LOC132181819 gene encoding uncharacterized protein LOC132181819, with amino-acid sequence MNRRKKDFGIGYNESEFYDGKMKKSMSSASITSSVKEDMEPVQCRCGLTSPIITSTTIKNPGRRFYGCAMYDRKKKVGQCRFFQWYDEETCARGREVLPALYKQVDGALRHGNEAIRLLSVE; translated from the exons atgaacaggaggaagaaagatttcGGGATAGGATACAATGAAAGCGAATTCTACgatgggaagatgaaaaag TCAATGTCGTCGGCATCTATAACATCATCGGTGAAAGAGGATATGGAACCTGTGCAGTGTAGGTGCGGACTTACAAgcccaattataacatccactactataaaaaatcctgggaggcgattctatgggtgtgctatgtatgaccgtaaaaag AAAGTTGGCCAATGTCGTTTTTTCCAATGGTATGACGAAGAAACTTGTGCTCGCGGAAGGGAGGTCCTACCTGCGTTGTATAAACAA gttgatggggcattgaggCATGGGAATGAGGCAATTAGATTATTATCAGTGGAATAG
- the LOC132182788 gene encoding sodium/calcium exchanger NCL-like: MENKVACFCLAIFLLTLASPCRSRPIFITTDSPSDNVSDGVHSLHQPKLLYLNRLFSSDTCTETYGFLPCTTTVLGNVFLILVYSYLMFLGAKLLSDGSEILLEILGPGIIGGFFLPVLSSLPDATIILASGLSGSTETAQSQVSVGMGLLAGSTVMLLTILWGTCLVVGKCDLENSVAVDQKDTKTFSLTGSGVSTDIWTSYAARIMIISIIPLIIVQLPQVFQKTSLSHLAVLVSLLVSISLLIAYTLYQIFQPWIQKRRLAYAKHKHVISGILRDLKMRALGRLFKDDGQPNTDVIETLFKTIDQNSDGHLSEAELRALVIGINFEELDANTNDAIAKVMKDFDTSRDTRVDVNEFVEGISRWLKQARRSGTSGDSQDDQSIRFLNHFHQKTKKEQELLGDQNDEVVERIENAKWHASKAGFMLLLGTLLAAVVADPLVDVVDNFSTATSIPSFFVSFVILPFASSSEVVSTLIFARKKKSRMASLMYSEIYGSVTMGNVLSLAVFLGLVYFRNLTWDFSSEVLVVLVVCILMGLIASFRTTFPLWISLVAYALYPLSLLLVYILNNVVGWS; the protein is encoded by the exons ATGGAAAATAAAGTTGCATGCTTTTGTCTAGCCATCTTCCTCCTTACACTAGCCAGCCCCTGCCGGAGCCGGCCAATTTTTATTACAACCGACTCGCCGTCCGATAATGTCTCCGACGGAGTCCACAGTCTTCACCAGCCAAAGCTTCTTTATCTCAACCGCTTGTTCTCGTCGGATACTTGCACAGAGACGTACGGATTTCTGCCATGCACGACCACCGTCCTAGGAAATGTTTTTCTCATTCTTGTCTACAGTTACTTGATGTTCTTGGGTGCCAAGTTGTTGTCTGATGGGAGTGAGATTCTGCTGGAAATCCTCGGACCTGGGATTATTGGTGGCTTCTTCCTCCCTGTTTTGAGCTCTCTTCCTGATGCAACAATCATCCTCG CATCTGGACTTTCTGGGAGCACGGAAACTGCTCAAAGTCAGGTATCGGTTGGGATGGGGTTGCTAGCTGGATCAACTGTAATGCTTTTAACAATTTTGTGGGGCACGTGTCTAGTAGTTGGCAAGTGTGACCTGGAGAATTCAGTTGCTGTAGATCAGAAAGATACAAAAACATTTAGCTTAACAG GATCTGGGGTGAGCACTGATATCTGGACTAGCTATGCTGCTAGAATCATGATTATATCTATTATTCCGTTAATAATAGTCCAATTACCTCAAGTTTTCCAGAAAACTTCTCTAAGTCACCTGGCAGTTCTGGTTTCGCTGCTTGTGTCCATTTCTTTATTGATTGCTTATACCCTTTATCAG ATCTTCCAGCCCTGGATTCAGAAGAGAAGACTTGCTTACGCGAAGCATAAGCATGTAATATCAGGAATCCTAAGAGATCTGAAAATGCGTGCCCTGGGAAGACTTTTTAAAGATGATggtcaaccaaatacagatgtCATAGAAAC GTTGTTTAAGACAATTGATCAGAATTCAGATGGGCACCTGTCTGAGGCAGAGCTAAGAGCTCTGGTAATAGGAATTAATTTTGAAGAGCTAGATGCAAACACTAATGATGctattgcaaaagtgatgaaagattTTGATACATCTCGCGATACACGAGTTGATGTGAATGAATTTGTTGAAGGAATTTCAAGATGGCTTAAACAGGCTAGGCGATCTGGAACAAGTGGGGATAGCCAAGATGATCAATCAATAAGATTTCTCAATCATTTTCATCAG aaaacaaagaaagaacaaGAGCTTTTGGGAGATCAGAATGATGAGGTTGTGGAGAGAATTGAGAATGCCAAGTGGCATGCCTCCAAAGCAGGCTTCATGTTGCTTCTGGGAACTTTACTTGCTGCTGTAGTTGCAGATCCCCTTGTGGATGTTGTTGACAACTTCTCAACTGCTACCAGCATTCCTTCTTTCTTCGTCTCATTTGTCATTTTGCCCTTTGCTAGCTCCAGTGAGGTGGTGTCAACTCTAATTTTTGCCAGAAAGAAGAAGTCGAGAATGGCATCCTTGATGTATTCAGAG ATATATGGGTCAGTGACCATGGGTAATGTTCTTTCCCTAGCAGTGTTCTTGGGTCTTGTTTACTTCCGCAACTTGACATGGGACTTCTCCTCTGAGGTGCTAGTTGTGCTGGTCGTCTGCATTTTGATGGGTCTCATTGCCAGTTTCCGCACTACTTTCCCTCTTTGGATTTCATTGGTGGCCTATGCGCTTTATCCACTTTCCTTGTTGCTTGTCTATATTCTTAACAATGTTGTTGGGTGGTCGTAG
- the LOC132181820 gene encoding uncharacterized protein LOC132181820, with protein MTLYANDVRAYSFIIAMNEPGTPGANVGFTHWQNSLDPFPDLESESSGSGDDDDINTDPQLMEELEVLLIRMLELVEEYYKQLAQPEVVRVASKRQRDSKLTGPMWVHWVLTHPNQTTCYERFRMSPRTFLNLCNTLKMNGFLRSSRYVKITEQVAAFCLVMAHAHKQRDVADRLQRSLKTISKYVNAVATAMCYLGKTIIQPLPMQVPHPYIMKNSMYYPWFADCVWAIDGTHVKAKLLGGNSVSYRGRKPTITQNVMCVVDFDLCFTYVYAGWEGSAHDSRVFFECINDPNVRFPTPVGDYNYLVDFGYGCFKGFLPPHRNNIYHQEAFRKSGVKPRNAMELFNYRHASLRSVVERTFGIWKARFNIFEDMPLYPIENQRLFVVACCAVHNFIRRDEGQTDPLFKEALQQMYGQDWVDVSLRNNMPRTQYVEPGLRPN; from the exons ATGACTTTGTATGCTAATGATGTTCGTGCTTACTC GTTTATTATTGCTATGAATGAACCTGGAACGCCAGGTGCGAACGTTGGGTTCACACATTGGCAAAATAGTCTCGATCCATTTCCCGATTTAGAGTCAGAGAGCTCAGGGTCTGGAGATGATGATGACATTAATACGGATCCACAACTTATGGAAGAGTTGGAGGTGCTGCTAATCCGCATGTTGGAACTAGTGGAAGAATACTACAAACAGTTAGCGCAGCCAGAGGTAGTGAGGGTAGCAAGCAAACGACAAAGGGATTCAAAGTTAACTGGCCCTATGTGGGTACACTGGGTGCTTACACATCCAAACCAAACTACATGCTACGAGCGATTTCGGATGTCGCCACGGACATTCTTAAACTTGTGCAATACTTTGAAAATGAATGGTTTTCTACGAAGCAGTCGTTACGTGAAGATAACAGAGCAAGTAGCTGCATTTTGTCTAGTTATGGCACATGCCCACAAGCAAAGGGACGTAGCTGATAGGTTACAACGCTCGTTGAAAACAATAAGCAAGTATGTTAATGCAGTTGCGACCGCGATGTGCTACCTTGGGaaaacaatcatacaaccaCTTCCAATGCAGGTGCCTCACCCATACATCATGAAAAATAGCATGTACTACCCGTGGTTTGCG GATTGCGTTTGGGCGATTGATGGCACTCACGTAAAAGCGAAACTGCTAGGTGGCAACAGTGTGTCATATCGGGGGCGAAAGCCAACCATAACACAGAATGTCATGTGCGTAGTGGACTTTGACCTATGCTTCACATACGTCTATGCCGGTTGGGAGGGTAGTGCACATGACTCGCGGGTTTTCTTCGAGTGTATTAACGATCCCAACGTCCGCTTTCCCACCCCAGTCGGAG ATTATAATTACTTGGTGGACTTTGGATACGGTTGCTTCAAGGGGTTTCTGCCCCCACACCGGAATAACATATACCATCAGGAAGCCTTTCGTAAATCAGGGGTCAAACCGAGGAATGCAATGGAATTGTTTAACTATAGGCACGCCTCCCTTCGGTCAGTTGTTGAAAGAACATTCGGTATATGGAAGGCTCGATTTAATATATTCGAAGATATGCCTCTCTATCCAATTGAGAACCAACGACTGTTCGTGGTAGCATGTTGCGCAGTTCATAACTTTATTCGCAGAGATGAAGGTCAAACTGATCCACTATTTAAGGAAGCGCTACAACAGATGTACGGACAAGACTGGGTTGATGTGTCATTGCGTAATAATATGCCAAGGACTCAGTACGTAGAGCCAGGATTACGGCCAAACTGA